One Ictalurus furcatus strain D&B chromosome 7, Billie_1.0, whole genome shotgun sequence genomic window, GAAATATGtagatcttttttctttttctttttgaatgaGTGATATTTTCTGTTTTCCCTAAATAATTGGCAAATAAAGAGTTTAAAAGTCagtctttctatctctcttttcctttctctcgccctctttccctctctcacttctttctcattctcatttctctctctttctcctatctctctctttctccttgttctctctctttctatctctcgctctctctctctctctctctctctctctctctctattcatctcatttctctctctctctctctctcagggtgatACGAGCAGTACCCGGTACCAGGTGGACCTGTCTGACGGAGTCCGGGCGATTTATCAGAACTTAACGGTGACGGATGAACCGATCCAGCATCATTACGAGAAGCCGGGTTTTTATCGGGTCCACGTGAAGGCGGAGAACACAGCTGCTCACGATCAGGCCATGCTGTACATCCGGGTCACACGTGAGTCACGTCGCCGAGGCTCCTTAACGATTGTCCATGTGTTACGCTTAATGTAGCTTTCGCATACAACACACCAAACAAATGACTGTGAAACGAAAGGAAAGTGTAACGTTAGCTACATTACGGGTCACATTAAGCTCGAGCTCGTATGTGTTTATCATATCCGATGTCCAACACTTTGACGAATGCAATCTTACAGGATACGCTCAGCCGCTTGTTTCCTTTTAGCTTTCGCTTGTTGTTCTTGTCTAACTATAAGAAAtgtaaagttacattttatCGACTGCAGTAAATACAATTCAGAAGGAGTATGAAACGTTAAACCTCTGAACATTCAACGTTCGAATTTCGCCGCTTGGTTAACGCAGCACAAACACACCGTGTAGCTGTCGCTAACCTTCACCGTGGCCGTGGCACTAAATCATTAATAGCTCCTCCTACCACAGGGATGTTGTGGAGTGATATGAACGCGtttattgaatatttatggAATCGACTCGGTTGTCTTGCTGTTCTTGGACGAAGCGACGTGAACGTAAGTGTACACGCTTGTTTTTAGTGCCTCTACAGGAAGTCCATCTGGAGGTGGTGCCCATCGCaggaaggaaacaggaagtgaacctGACCGCTGTGGTGCTTCCTGAGGACTCGAACCTCACCGTCTTCTACTGGTGGATCGGAGCGGAGCTGCAGGTGCGCcttcatcatttttatttcatctgcTTGCTTATTTGATATGAAATCAATGCTGCAAACATTTTACACTGCTTTTAGTCGGGTCTTCATGATGTATCTAGACCGCTACCGTTGGCTCGTCCTCACAAACTGTTCATTTAATACCATGAGGAAGAAATCCTACGTTTTTATTGACGTTACAGTATAAATGTAGAGTAATACAAAGTTTTATATGTTAAGATTTGTTATGTTTCAGTATAAAGTGATTTTCTCTGACAGATTATTTCGAGTCAGGTCTCATGATAACGTTCTAGCGCATTTTCTGCTCTTTGGGGCGTGTCTCTCGCAGCCAAGGCTGACGCTGGAGAACAGCATTCGCACCAGTTTTTCCGAAGAAGGCGAGATCTCCGTCGCCGTCCAGGCATCTAACGGACGCTCCACGGTGCAGGACAGCAAAACCGTGCGTGTTTACGGTGAGATGGCGTTAATATTAATACATCTTATACGTATACACATACAGATCATACAGGTTaagtagggaataaaacaccgTGGTGGTGAGGTGTTGATTATTCCAGTGATTGCAGTGTATTTACTTattacatttatccatttatagttacattacaTGTTGGCTCCTCTTCTCACGTACATTCTAGTTCTCTTTATACTCTCTCTTTAACGCTGTCATGCATAAATGATTTCAGTTCCTTCCTACTCATCACACatcacgtgttttttttttaatttatttattttttactgaaaGATATTGTGTagtatattaaaaaggaaatgGATTGTGCCTGTGCAGGAATACCATAAAAAaggattaaatatatatatttttatatataaaactaaatcCTGAactaaaactaaacaaacaacaaaaaaaaaatattcaggtaATAAGGTATATTAATTTGGATCAAAGTATAGCAGTATTGTTCACTTTATATgattcagtgtaaaaaaaaaaaaaaaaaaaaaaaacctttcaattaaaaaaaagatttataggGATTTGTAGAATGTTTATAAAGACAAATCACAGGGACGTGATGCATTAAATCTGAACAGCAACAGAAATCAGAAAATGTTGGTCTTATATTTTccttaaagaaacaaaaaataaatctttaattTACCTCATTATGTGTGTACACTGAGCATGGAAAGGGTTAAAAACACAgctacaaagcgctgacactggagactccttacatttctccttacagaaagctccACCGTATTAATAACTATACAgctaagctgttactatagaaacaataacttacTAGAACGAGAATATGAATGCAGTATGATCTACCTTTTATTCTCGTACCTTTTATAAGTATTTCTTGTAGCGGTGCTGATAATTCTGATAatcggtgggggggggggggatacgtTTTTACGTCACTGTATGTTTGAGCTCCAGATTATGGCTTATTGCACACGTTGTTCTTTTTATGCATTCATTATCCATGCTTTTACGGACTATAAAAGTATTAACGTTTCGTAATTTGTGTGCTTTATGTTTTGATgaataattctggagggaacagtAGCTGAAAccatcataaaatataataatattaaagttgtgttaataaagttttaaataCGAAGTTCCTTGTTTGTCCACTGGGTGTCACAATGACATAAGTGAGTGTATATtcagaagaaataaatatttatttactgggTTAAGAGGGAGGTGTTATTGTTTACCGAGAATCATCTGATTTAATGAAGGAATATATTTAATCGGtaaattattctttttcttttttttcttttcagttccaGCAGCAGTATCTGTTACCACTGGACATGTTATACATTAATACCAAATCTAGTACTTATTTTCCCCTCGCCTTTAACCTTTGACCTGTGGTGTTGTTCTTCTGTCAGATCACTTCCAGGTCATTCCTCTTAGCTTCAGTCCGAACTTGGATCGCTTCAACCTGAACATCCCGGAGTGGAGAGAGGACGTGGGAGATGTGGTCACCAGGATGCTGGCCAAGGTTTTTCCACACACTGCGCTGTAGGGACTAATTTATCTCACAAGATTTGTTGTCcgatatcattttaaataatgaagatattattatttttatgattgaTATTTATAACTACTATTATAAAATTGCCTTGGGCTTAGGTTACTCAGGCACAGGGTCAAAGGTTGTGTCTGAATTCCATCTATATAACTCGTATACATTGCAGTAAAATGCCATTTCAACAGTGCTTGTGGTGATTTCCTGAAGCTTCCATGATTGTTTTCCTTTCCAGATCACAGGACTTCCTCAGGACTCGATGGTTACCATGGTGAAGCCCGGGCTGCCAACCAGAGCCGACTTGTACGTGATGCCCACAGGGTACACGCCCACTACGAGGAGTGGGTTTGCAGATAAGGTATTGATCTAAACAtacgcacatgcacgcacacttCAATTCTCCATTATGGTCTATTAGGAGATGAAACTTGTCAGTGTCCTAATATCGGATCAggtaaagagaaagagaagcgCACCATGCCCACCTACCAGTATTTAAAAGCACAAACActttgtgtactgtatatgttaacTCAGTTATAAAAAACTCCGTGTGTGTTGCAGCGCGTGTTCAGCATAAAGCCGGCTCTGAGAGAGTAACGTCAGCTTCATCGTGCGTGGTGGACTGAGAGTGCTGGTGACTCTGACACATCCTGATGCAGGTAACACAACATAGCCATCAGAtgatatttgatcatatttaatttaatctttcgtgtttctgtattttctttaacagtGTAGCGTGTTCATTTGGGGCAGCTGTGGggcaggtggtagagcgggttgcccacatgactccacatgttttttttttgggaaaaaacaacagttttaaTCGTTTTCAGCATCGTAGCTAATTTGCACAGAACTGAGAAATTCAAACAGCGTCTCCATGTCTGGAACCGTCGCTTCGTCCAGACCGTGCGTAAAGAATGAACATTCACCTGTCGCTTGTTTGCGTGAACACAGAGCTGTAAACCACAGATACGTACTGTACATGACTGAGGTGTAAAACGTCAAactggtgtgtgtttaaggGCTAATAACTAGCGACGTGTCATCCAGAGCAGCAGCCAACAATGGGTTTTTACCTCTGCCTTCAGTCTGACACGTTCTCTTTTCTATCCTCAAACATATCACCAAACTGGAGCCTAGTGTTGGCACGGGTGCTCGAACCGGCCTAGAACAGAGCTATCACTAAATAAAGTTTACTcgagataaattcacacacttaaaatctctatcctgtgtatatatgtttctgtaaagcttcttgGAGACAATgtctgttaaaagcgctatacaaataaaattgaattgaatttaagaGCTATATCTGCGTTAGCATCAGGGGACCTATACAGTAGCTTAGTCTTTTCTGTAAGACCAGATCTTGCTGCTTCAGTGCCATGGCTCATCAGTGGTAAAGCTTCTCCTTTTCAGTCCAGTTTTTCCAACGTCTTCATTCATTTCAGAATGATCTAAAGACCTTCTTTTTCAGATGGCTAGGATAACACTTTATATTTCTCTGTACTGGTATTTACTGTGCTAAAGTTGCTCTGAATATCTTTGCACTAGTCTGACTAGTCTGACTGGGTAGGGCGAGTAGGGAGGAGATGGGGAGCTGTGCAGAAACATAGTGACTAGAGGGAAACGGCGAGAAAAGGAATTTACAGGAAGTTCGATAGGAAAATGTGACCTTTTCTAAAACACTCTTGGTGCCTTGTGACGCCTGCACTTGTAGCTTTGCATGATTTAACTCTTTGTGTAGACCAAACCTGTATGATAGAAACACATGACCatgttgggggggaaaaaagtgtctgTGTGATCAGTATTTCTGATCGCTGTatgataaaatacaaaaatcccATCATGTACACACAGTGAGACATTCGTGTGTGATCGGATCGGTGCTGTAAGTACCGGATTCTGGGCTTTGGCTGGCATTCTTCTCGTCACCTTCGTCACTACAGGACTCTTCCTCCTCTACAAGTTTAACAGGTACATTTCCCTCATATCTTTTATCCCAGTAACGatcaatataaatatgtatgatGTTTAATAATGAGagtaaataaaagaacacaTGTAAATGTGAAGTAACAGTTACACAAAGCCAACAAATTAAAACCCCAGGTTCCATTGGTGCCGGATTTGGGAGACTCTtccctgctggggaaaaaaaaaaaccaaaacagaaaccctcatagaatttgtaatggttttaatggttataatagatttttttttattgtagaggttttaatggaaactgtaatggtccctgtgggtctgtactggTAAtatgttgaattctggattctgattggtcagaaggtgttgattaattctctagaacagaagctctgacagtagtgcagctgaaaatcacaggtatatattaatgtggtcattctaatacgttatcgtttccgtagtaacagctcattcacagggactcgtaaagcagaaatagataaaaaaaaaaaagcgtacgTAATCGCTGAAACGACGAAATGTTCTCTAAGCAGAcgtataatgtaagtgagaacaggataTAATTTGTTTCGTGGGCGCTCCACAAccataaatgtagctataaacagataaaatgtaCGACATGTCATTTGTTAATAAATCGAATTTGTcattgttggcaaatcgctgtggtttaagagggaTAAAATGGACGTGCTGCCGTACAGCCTGCTGCTGATTAATTTCCTAAAGCAGTGCTGTGTTCCTCACAGACATTTTCCAGACTGAGAGTAACCTTTACTCTGAGACGTTCATTACGCCTCCCGGAAATCCAAAATCCACAGCACCTTAACGAGCGCTAACGCTTCTCACCTTTCAGAAAGCTGCCAGGACGTAACGTCTACGCCCAGATGCACAACGAAAAGGAGCAGGAAATGACCagccctgtcaatcacagcgacgaCACGCAGTACATCATCCAGGGGGAGGAGTTCATCGACGACGACCTCGACTCGCAGACGCTGGGTAACGGCCGAGGTACGATCAcgctttttttactttaaagtaTCCATGAAATGGTACGTAAAATCCATGGTAGTCCAAATCATATGATATACACGTGTATTACAGTACGATTGTGAACGTATAGCTCTTTAAAAGACATTCGCAAAAACCCAACGACGACCTGAAAATAATACTTCGACAGTAGTTAAATTATAGTGTTCAGAATCGTCATTTTGAATATCTTTGtacttataaaaaaataaaaaaaagccctgTTATTATATAAtctattatttattgcatttactGAACCAAATACAAGAGGGAGCTTATCTCAGGCCTGAGTCATATCTATCCTGGCTAAACTAAGCATTTTTATAGTTTGCTCTTCAAAGTATCAAAGTTGAACACGGTCAGTTAGTTCAGCTGATTTCTCAACCACCGGCGGACATCTTACATTTAATCCTACAGGAAGTGGTCTGTTTTCAACAGCGATCTTCACAGAAAAGTGCCAACTGACAtctagtgctttttttttttttaaactcccaACCAATCAGGTCTCAAATTCCGGGGCACATAAGAAAAACAACCATGGAGGACAAAGtttcagtgtaaaacatgtctaGATAAGTCTGAAACTAGCTAGGACTGGTAAAAGTGTTATGGTTACGGTATGTGCATCGCATGCTCATTGTCACGTCTCGAGACACAagggagataggacggatgcaaatgcagtttaacagttttattgagagacacaggcaggtaaatccaaaaacgtaaaccaaaacgtaatccacaaacatgcaaaaggtcaggctatcgtcaaacaggcatacactgggcaaggcaggaatcaaggtcgcggtcacagaaaacagggtcgaggAACATGACATGGACAAAATAACTAAGACAATGACAGTGAATAACTTTATTGAGGAATCTACTAAGTTTCTAATCTAACGTAAAACGCTTATCTAATATTCCgtgctgtgtgctgggaggcgcgcggtatatatacaaacataatcggcgtcgtaatagctgacggctgagggcaagtcagacacacgtgaaacaatagccaatgacggaacagggaggagacataacaaacataacaaatgcacgtgtcgaagtgtcacgattgtcaacaaaggaaaagcaggtgcttgtGCATCTCACTCATGCATGCGTGCCCATATGCTTCttaaaggggaaatcgtgacagaaccccccccccccaaagggcgcCATGAAACATCCCTCTCTATTGGTGGTCCCGgtcccctgggcaaaatgtccctaGCTGAATGAGGGGACCATGCAGCATTCTTAgtacaacaaaaaagcagagcgatgtcctcggctgaacaggaaggcagagcgacgtcctcggctgaacaggaaggcagagcgacttTCACATAGGAAGATGAACGCAGAGCCATGTTCTCAGTGAAGCCTGTAGTCTGAACTTTGTAGGCTGTGTCAGCGGATTCGggtgtgagcataacttggttggtcatgtcagcaCACGtaggcatgagcagagcttggttgtttcagcaaactcaggcgtgagcagaacttggttgtccctgtcagctgacttgggcgtgagcagaacttggttggccgtgtcagtagacttgggcgtgagcggaacttggttggccgtgtcagttGACACTTGGTACAGTAACTTGACATTACAATGGAGCTTTGGAGCTGAAACCCCCTCTTGGACCTCAGGCTGAAACTCTGAAGCGTAGGtctcaggctggggctctgaggttgccaggttAACCTCAAGCTGAAACTCTGAAGCGTAGGcctccttgtgggtctcaggttcgaacTTGGGTTCTGAGGTTgacatgttgacctctggctggagctctggtgctgagacctcctcaTAGGTCTCAGGCTGcggctctgaggttgccaggttaacctcaggctggagctctggagctgaggtctccctgttgacctctggctggagctcagcggGTGAGACCACCACATTGGTCTCAGGTtcaagctctgaggtcaccacattgtcCGGAACCTGAAGCAGAGCTGCAGATGCTACCCGGTCCACCCACTCATAATACATGTGGAACGGCAGGTCAGCCTTGTTCGCCACATTGACTCCCTTCAACAATTTATCCAGGTTGTAACTCTGCCCTGGTTCTCCAAACTCCTTCAAAAATAGTTCCGCAAACTGCTTACTGTTCTCCAGTCCCTGGGATCTCTTGGCTGCTAAACCCTGCGCCCAATGGCAAGTTGGGCCAAAAAACCAGGACACCATGAACCTTATCCATTGCTTCTCACTGGGCTTAGTGTCCgttaaactttaaaaatatgTCTGGCAGTCAAGCAGGAAATAATCCGGGTAGCCCAAAAACCCATCAAACCGATCTGGGAGATCCACGAAAGTCTCTTGCAGAAACCGGATCGAATCTCGGGCAGGGATGGTTTGCGTAGTGTGAAGTCCCTCTCCTCttcgtgctgcatccatggtagGAGAAATATTGTCATGTTTCAAGATGTAGGGGAgataggacagatgcaaatgcagtttaacagttttattgagagacacaagcaggtaaatccaaaaacgtaaaccaaaacgtaatccacaaacatgcaaaagatcaggcgatctgcaaacaggcatacacagggctaggcaggaatcaaggtcgcggtcacagaaaacagggtcgatatacaaaacatgaaacaaactaTGACTTgtaactgggagcggaaaaagcagcatggactaaatgaactaatctaaacGTGGAACATGACATGGACAAAATAACTAAGATAATGACTGAATAACTGTGGCAAGGAATCTAAGTTTGTAATCTAATCTAACGTAAAACGCTTATCTAATAatccgcgccgtgtgctgggaggcgcgcggtgtatatatacaaacataatcagcgtcgtaatggctgagggcaattcagacacacgtgaaacaatagccaatgacagaacagggaggagacataacaaacaaaacaaatgcacgtgtcgaaatgtcacgattgtcaacaaaggaaaagcaggtgctcgcacaTCTCAATCGTGCATGCGTGCCCACATGCTTCatagcacgctgcttaaaggggaaatcgTAACACTCATATTttaaattatgattattttttatttcagcagtaaaaaaaaacaagtgtgaAAGTACACTTGGCGAGCTAAATTTTGTTAATCTGAggtaaaaagtttttttttttttttttttaaaaggcaatCACTCGGGAGTTGTGCTGAGCATCACATCAAGGGAACTGCACAGATACCTGAGCAGCTGATGCTCCTTAGCTCCACCCTCCAGAACAGAGTCTGCCTTTAACACAGCACACCTGAATGGACAAAGTcttttaggccacacccacctgTGACCCCATCTGCACAGCAAAAcctctcaccatctctctctctctctctcgctctctctctctctctctctctctctctctctctctgtctctttatccaTCTCGTTCTGTgttaagccccagcactgccaagctgccctgttgggcccttgagcaaggcccttaaccctctctgctgcaggggtgctgtatcatggctgaccctgcactctgaccccaacttcctgacatgctggggtatgtgaagaaaagaatttcactgtgcatatgtatgtgaCCAATAATGGCTCTTTATCattaaagtgtatataaagtgtatatagtgacaataaattagatactacattttaataatacagtagcagcaaaaatgcaacactgtcaatgcaggaatgtgcaaatactgcagtgggagtgggatggtgttcagttcagtgtgtgtgcgcatgtcagtccagtctctgagtattgaggagtctgatgggttgggggaagaagctgttacacagtctgctCGTGAATGCCTgaatgcagctgctcaggatttTCTCAGTGGTTCCTCTTTAGAATTTGGTGAGGATGGGAAGTGGGAGATGAGCTTTCTTCAGCcttcgcagaaagtagagacTCTGCTGGGTTATGGAGCTgttgttgagggaccaggtgaggttctccatcAGGTGAACACAAAGTTATTTGGTACTCTTGACGTTCTTCAAGGAGGAGCGGTCGATGTTCAGAGGAAAGTAGTTGATCCAtgttctcctgaagtcaacaactaTCTCTTTTGTTGTGTCCAAATTCAGAGACAGGATGTTGGctctgcacctcctctctgtatgttGACTTGTTCTTagtgatgagacccaccacagtcTAATGTATTAcattagaaaatattaaaataattcatatatgtatatactatatacaacagtattccctaatggtagTGGCTtcttcagcaggataatgctccctgacacactgcaaaaattgttcagttACAGTTTGAAGAACATGAGAGTTCAAGAGGTTGGAtcagcctccaaattccccagatctcaatccgatcgagcttctgtgggatgttctggacaaaccagtccaatccatggaggcccaatctcacaacttacaggacttaaaggatctgcttctaatgtcttggtgccagaaaccacagcacaccttcagaagtcttgtggagtccacaggtcagagctgttttgcaAGCACAAGGCGGAACTGCACAATattagtcaggtggttttaatgttgtgactGATCAGTGTATACGTGTCTGCCAACTAGTGGCAAAACTCTGTAAATGCTGGGAGTGTCTTCATGATGTCATTTATATGAAGTGAAAGCAAAGTACAAGGTCGTTTCTTAAACACAATCCAGTTCCTTTTATCAGAACTGAAATCTTGTGTTTTGAGTTTTTTCCCCGGGAACAGAGAAGACAGTTGTAaggtaaggttttttttcttcttcttctaatattGCTGTATATTTGGTCAGCATATTCATGAGCATGAGTTTAAATTATCCAGGGGAATCTCATAAGCAGTTACTGTTTGAAATGTGTCATCATTTATCATTAAGCACAAcattaaaactgcatgtggGGATAAACTAATGTGTTTGAGAACATATTAAAAGGACTTTTTCACTTAGTGCCTGGAGATTAATGTAATGAGACTCATATTCTGAACAATTTAGATCACTTATTAACAGTGCTATTTGTTGTATTGGGCAGAGGAATGCACCACtctaaacaaaacataaagGCCGGAATCCCAGTGCTGGTCAATATATGACAAAACACACGCTGGGATAATTTAACCACACACTGTTAGGCTATGTTCCGGGTTATTTTAATAATCAAAACACTGGTTCATTACAACCCAACCtatctgttttatatatatatatatatatatataacagtactttacaatgaaaataaaattatttttagaatATTTCCTTTGCTAAAATCATGAGaacatatctgtatctgtttctcCTGTGTCAGTCATGAGCGCTTCAGTTCTGGATCATTTTCATGAATAATGTGTAAAGTTCTGTGAACTAAATCCACTCTCATTGTGTCTCCTGTGTCAGTCATGGCTTCCTCCAGCAGTGTCCTGTGTGAAGATCAGCTCCAGTGCTCCATCTGTCTGGATGTGTTCACTGATCCAGTCTCTACTCCATGTGGACACAACTTCTGTATGATCTGTCTCAAAGAGTTCTGGGACAGCAGTTCACACTGCCAGTGTCCAGTGTGTAAGGAGGAATTCCCTAAAAGACCTGAACTACGTGTAAATACGTTCATCTCTGGACTTGCTGCTCTGTTTAGGAAGCAAGTTCCCCTCAAACCTAAAAAGGTTCTGTGTGACTCCTGCACTGAGGAGAAGCTGGAAGCTCTAAAGTCCTGTCTGCACTGTGGCGTTTCCTACTGTAATATTCATCTGATGCTCCATAAAACCACACCTAAACTCATGAAGCACAAACTGATGGAGcctgtggagaacctggaggactACATCTGCCAGAAACATGAGAGACCCCTGGAGCTGTTCTGTAGAGACGAccagacgtgtgtgtgtcagttctgTACTGAGGGAGACCATAAAACTCACAACACTGTTCCTATAGAGGTGGAAGTTAGATCAAAGAAGGTGACAAAGATTTAGAGAACTAATTAAACATGATCAAACTTCCATAGAAGAATCTGTAATGTTTGTATGACTGTCTTTTTTTCATAGACTGAGTCATGGTTCATGCAAGCAGAAGTACAGCAGATGATCCAGGACCGTCTGTGGAAAATTGAGGAAATCAAAAAATCTATAGAACTCAATAAAGTGAGTGTAAAATAAGATTTTAGTGGTAATTAAAGCATAAACTTCTTAATTCATTTTATTGGTCTCCTGTTAGAAAATCACAGAGAAAGCAGACAGTGTGGAGATCTTCAGTGCTCTGATGCGCTGCATTGAGAGAAGCCAGGCTGAGCTGCTTCAGGTGATGGAGGAGAagcagaaagcagcagagaAGCAGGCTGAAGAGTTAATTAAAGAGCTGGAGCAGGAAATCACTGCGCTAAAGAGGAGAAACACTGAGCTGAAGCAGCTCTCACACACTGAGGATCACCTCCACCTCCTACAGGTCAGAGTCCCTCTGTTTCTCAATAGCAATGCAGCACATGACAGGACATGACAGGACAGCAGTCCCCATgctgagggatttttttttcctccctcctgTTGTACTGTAGATTTACCCGTCACTCCGAATACCTCCACACACCAAGAA contains:
- the LOC128610499 gene encoding VPS10 domain-containing receptor SorCS2-like isoform X1, giving the protein MESTRLSCCSWTKRRERKCTRLFLVPLQEVHLEVVPIAGRKQEVNLTAVVLPEDSNLTVFYWWIGAELQPRLTLENSIRTSFSEEGEISVAVQASNGRSTVQDSKTVRVYDHFQVIPLSFSPNLDRFNLNIPEWREDVGDVVTRMLAKITGLPQDSMVTMVKPGLPTRADLYVMPTGYTPTTRSGFADKRVFSIKPALRE
- the LOC128610491 gene encoding E3 ubiquitin-protein ligase TRIM39-like; its protein translation is MASSSSVLCEDQLQCSICLDVFTDPVSTPCGHNFCMICLKEFWDSSSHCQCPVCKEEFPKRPELRVNTFISGLAALFRKQVPLKPKKVLCDSCTEEKLEALKSCLHCGVSYCNIHLMLHKTTPKLMKHKLMEPVENLEDYICQKHERPLELFCRDDQTCVCQFCTEGDHKTHNTVPIEVEVRSKKTESWFMQAEVQQMIQDRLWKIEEIKKSIELNKKITEKADSVEIFSALMRCIERSQAELLQVMEEKQKAAEKQAEELIKELEQEITALKRRNTELKQLSHTEDHLHLLQIYPSLRIPPHTKNWTDFSINRHLTVVSLIRMMIQEMLSTEVGKIDEIRLKGLQQYEVDVTLDPDTANPFLILSDDRKRVTCGDDQQNLPDNPERFDLCVCVLGKEGFSSGRFYYEVQVRGKTEWYLGVVRENAKRKGEITSCPEDGYWCVCLKNETEFSACDSPVIHITMKPAPQKVGVFVDYEEGLVSFYDIEAMFHIYSFTGQTFIEKIYPFFSPCSNHDSKNSPPLIICPVN
- the LOC128610499 gene encoding VPS10 domain-containing receptor SorCS2-like isoform X2 gives rise to the protein MLYIRVTLPLQEVHLEVVPIAGRKQEVNLTAVVLPEDSNLTVFYWWIGAELQPRLTLENSIRTSFSEEGEISVAVQASNGRSTVQDSKTVRVYDHFQVIPLSFSPNLDRFNLNIPEWREDVGDVVTRMLAKITGLPQDSMVTMVKPGLPTRADLYVMPTGYTPTTRSGFADKRVFSIKPALRE
- the LOC128610499 gene encoding VPS10 domain-containing receptor SorCS2-like isoform X3 gives rise to the protein MESTRLSCCSWTKRRERKCTRLFLVPLQEVHLEVVPIAGRKQEVNLTAVVLPEDSNLTVFYWWIGAELQPRLTLENSIRTSFSEEGEISVAVQASNGRSTVQDSKTVRVYDHFQVIPLSFSPNLDRFNLNIPEWREDVGDVVTRMLAKVFPHTALSQDFLRTRWLPW